The following proteins come from a genomic window of Methanosarcina sp. MTP4:
- a CDS encoding DUF3160 domain-containing protein, with translation MKLMKRKIRITAVCLMLLISTLFAGCVDQEPAEDEDETGEGGAGEEVDEVDGEGSGEEKPSGEEGPTLPELEDKSAGFLKYYSPEKAEFEAKVPAYSLPLSESGIANYGDFSGKINLEASDLEKLKENGFVMIENPYNPGEEDITRMYSILEEEEVPIFITTDSLLHLYHIQFDETLRQIEEQEFYAAIWETDKALLDASVEEYNGNSGEVKEAARRNAAYFAVALSLLQPKPDQVQDAEDPYGMEDESLFPAGAEESYRFEVPSFVKEEVEAELALIEAHAGFSPSPIFMYTEDYSQYVPRGHYTRSAMLENYFKAFMWHGRMTMLLKGKLIQADDPEKEARIQTMQAGLIASELESDPELFGNWERIYLVTAFYVGFSDDLGPYEYIEALDTVFAGDFEPEKLDEASVGEMKAKLAEFQGPEIYGGTGACVLEPPFTPEQADECLNDTRGFRFMGQRFIPDSYMFSNLVGAYTGEYRGDAGNQGDVEPPFTLVISGAGRPIRGFPRGIDVMALLGSERAGYWLDELDDSNYENYSARYDELDAEFSAFNESDWNRNLYWAWLYSLQPLLEDHGEGYPTFMQTESWQDKELNTALASWTELRHDTILYAKQSYTMVESAAPMPPEEKPVVGYVEPVPEFYARLLTLTRMTNQGLDEMEVLDHASKRRLDNLEGVLERLLEISEKELENEELSEADYEFIKTFGDQLEGVISDVDEKARKTTIVADVHTEGNSGMVLEEGVGYVDMIVVAYKLPDGRILVGAGPVMSHYEFKQPMDDRLTDEKWREMLEENPPERPEWTSTYIS, from the coding sequence ATGAAACTTATGAAACGGAAGATCAGGATTACTGCAGTATGTTTGATGCTCCTCATCTCTACTCTTTTTGCCGGCTGTGTTGACCAGGAGCCGGCTGAGGATGAAGATGAAACAGGGGAAGGAGGAGCAGGGGAAGAGGTTGATGAGGTAGACGGGGAAGGTTCCGGGGAAGAAAAGCCCTCCGGGGAAGAGGGACCCACATTGCCTGAACTTGAGGATAAAAGTGCGGGGTTTTTAAAATATTATAGTCCCGAAAAAGCTGAATTCGAAGCGAAGGTCCCTGCCTACTCCCTGCCTCTCAGCGAGTCGGGAATTGCGAATTACGGGGATTTTTCGGGAAAGATAAACCTGGAGGCTTCGGACCTTGAGAAACTGAAGGAAAACGGCTTTGTTATGATCGAAAACCCCTACAACCCCGGGGAAGAGGACATAACAAGGATGTACTCAATCCTGGAAGAAGAGGAAGTCCCAATCTTTATTACCACCGATTCCCTGCTGCACCTCTACCACATCCAGTTTGACGAGACTCTGCGCCAGATCGAGGAACAGGAATTTTATGCTGCGATCTGGGAAACCGATAAAGCCCTGCTGGATGCCTCAGTCGAGGAGTATAATGGCAACTCAGGGGAAGTGAAGGAAGCCGCAAGGAGAAACGCAGCCTATTTTGCCGTTGCTTTGAGCCTGCTCCAGCCTAAACCCGACCAGGTACAGGATGCGGAAGACCCCTACGGCATGGAGGACGAGTCCCTTTTCCCTGCCGGGGCAGAAGAAAGCTACCGGTTTGAAGTCCCCTCTTTCGTAAAAGAGGAGGTCGAAGCCGAACTTGCCCTGATCGAAGCCCATGCCGGTTTTTCACCTTCCCCGATTTTCATGTACACGGAAGACTACTCCCAGTACGTGCCCCGCGGCCATTATACCCGCTCTGCGATGCTGGAAAACTACTTCAAAGCCTTCATGTGGCACGGCAGGATGACCATGCTCCTGAAAGGAAAGCTTATCCAGGCCGATGACCCCGAAAAGGAAGCCAGGATCCAGACCATGCAGGCGGGCCTGATCGCCTCGGAGCTTGAATCGGACCCGGAACTCTTTGGAAACTGGGAAAGGATCTACCTGGTTACGGCGTTCTATGTAGGCTTTTCCGATGACCTCGGGCCCTATGAGTACATCGAAGCCCTTGATACCGTGTTTGCCGGGGACTTCGAGCCCGAAAAGCTAGACGAAGCCAGTGTTGGGGAAATGAAAGCAAAGCTTGCCGAATTCCAGGGCCCTGAAATCTACGGCGGAACCGGAGCCTGCGTGCTTGAACCACCCTTTACCCCGGAACAGGCTGACGAGTGCCTGAACGATACCAGGGGCTTTCGCTTCATGGGGCAGCGCTTTATCCCGGACTCCTACATGTTCTCGAACCTTGTGGGAGCCTATACCGGGGAATACCGGGGAGATGCGGGGAATCAGGGAGATGTAGAGCCGCCTTTCACCCTGGTAATCTCGGGAGCAGGCAGGCCTATCCGGGGTTTTCCCCGCGGAATTGATGTCATGGCCCTGCTCGGCTCGGAAAGGGCAGGCTACTGGCTGGACGAACTGGACGATTCGAACTACGAAAACTACAGCGCCCGTTATGATGAGCTGGACGCCGAATTTTCCGCTTTCAATGAAAGCGACTGGAACAGGAACCTCTACTGGGCCTGGCTCTACTCTCTCCAGCCCCTGCTCGAAGACCACGGGGAAGGCTACCCCACTTTCATGCAGACCGAAAGCTGGCAGGACAAAGAACTGAACACAGCCCTTGCTTCCTGGACCGAGCTCAGGCACGATACCATCCTCTACGCCAAACAGAGCTATACCATGGTAGAATCCGCAGCCCCGATGCCTCCTGAAGAAAAACCGGTTGTGGGCTATGTGGAACCTGTGCCCGAGTTCTATGCCCGCCTCCTCACCCTTACCCGGATGACGAACCAGGGCCTGGACGAAATGGAAGTGCTCGACCACGCCTCAAAACGCAGGCTCGATAACTTAGAAGGCGTCCTGGAAAGGCTGCTGGAAATCTCGGAAAAGGAACTTGAAAACGAAGAGCTCAGCGAAGCCGACTACGAGTTCATAAAGACCTTCGGGGACCAGCTGGAAGGCGTCATCTCGGACGTCGACGAAAAAGCCCGGAAAACCACCATCGTGGCTGACGTCCACACTGAAGGGAACAGCGGCATGGTGCTCGAGGAAGGCGTAGGTTACGTGGACATGATAGTGGTCGCATACAAACTCCCCGACGGCCGCATCCTTGTGGGCGCAGGGCCCGTAATGAGCCACTACGAGTTCAAACAGCCCATGGACGACCGCCTGACCGATGAAAAATGGAGAGAAATGCTGGAGGAAAACCCGCCGGAAAGGCCGGAGTGGACCTCCACATACATTTCTTAA
- a CDS encoding indolepyruvate ferredoxin oxidoreductase subunit alpha, with translation MGDVSKETGRPECTGFEALYLSALDSDVELITAVPGYPITSLMELFLENAHFDARWLTNEKVALEIALGASSSGRRSLVIVKHVGMNLLSDPLITSVTHTIGAGLVIIAGDDPGVKGSQNEQDSRWYGKIAEVAVFDPHDPTTAYRVLREAYELSEKTKTPVIVRVTAGLDKITGGVTRLPPSGKTHPEFDRSAWNIRMREKHQRFHKEVYPLLEEEAETTELNILKKGKRKEKEAGKLSEKTSMGIISSGFASTVVEEVLGKSNKGNTVSHLSLNLVNPLPLRKIGAFLEENDRVLVVEESEPVIEDQLRIAGKVYGKNTGHVPYGQVLAEDIEFALEHIGEEKPSKPGESGISETRKQSRTSICEDCPYLPLYRFLRSLDVRVAGDMGCSIRSAPEPLAAVDVSFALGSAISVACGFEKKGIAVIGDFALAHSGILGLLTAVNSGYDVLALVLLNEVAAMTGGQEVPDLTKAVEAIVPDVSLIDLDGKNGENERGDESENKNGHERENENKSPNSELSNLISEKLALPGVSVIFVKGKCTKY, from the coding sequence ATGGGAGACGTGAGCAAAGAAACAGGAAGACCCGAATGCACCGGGTTCGAAGCCCTTTACCTTTCAGCCCTTGACAGCGACGTGGAACTCATAACAGCCGTCCCCGGCTACCCTATCACCTCCCTAATGGAACTTTTTTTGGAAAATGCACATTTTGATGCCAGATGGCTTACGAACGAGAAGGTTGCCCTGGAAATAGCCCTCGGAGCCTCTTCTTCGGGCCGAAGGTCCCTTGTGATTGTTAAACATGTGGGCATGAACCTCCTTTCGGACCCCCTTATCACTTCGGTCACGCACACTATCGGGGCTGGCCTTGTGATTATTGCAGGGGACGACCCCGGCGTGAAAGGTTCCCAGAACGAACAGGACTCCCGTTGGTACGGCAAAATTGCCGAGGTCGCAGTGTTTGACCCGCATGACCCGACGACCGCTTACCGGGTTCTCAGGGAGGCATACGAGCTATCGGAAAAAACAAAGACTCCGGTCATCGTCCGGGTCACCGCAGGGCTCGATAAAATTACAGGAGGGGTTACCCGCCTCCCACCTTCTGGAAAAACCCACCCCGAATTCGACCGCTCGGCCTGGAACATACGGATGCGGGAAAAGCACCAGCGCTTCCATAAAGAAGTGTACCCCCTGCTGGAAGAAGAAGCCGAAACTACGGAACTGAATATCCTCAAAAAAGGAAAAAGAAAAGAAAAAGAAGCAGGGAAGCTTTCGGAAAAGACAAGTATGGGTATCATTTCCTCGGGTTTTGCTTCAACCGTGGTGGAAGAAGTCCTGGGAAAATCAAACAAAGGCAACACGGTTTCGCACTTATCTCTGAACCTCGTAAACCCGCTTCCACTCCGGAAAATCGGAGCCTTTCTGGAAGAAAACGACAGAGTACTCGTGGTCGAGGAGTCAGAGCCCGTTATTGAAGACCAGCTCCGTATCGCAGGAAAAGTATACGGGAAAAACACCGGGCACGTCCCTTACGGGCAGGTCCTTGCGGAAGATATCGAATTTGCCCTTGAGCATATCGGGGAGGAAAAACCTTCAAAACCCGGGGAGAGCGGAATTTCAGAAACCCGGAAACAGAGCAGGACTTCCATCTGCGAAGACTGCCCCTACCTCCCCCTCTACCGCTTCCTCCGTTCCCTCGATGTAAGGGTTGCGGGAGACATGGGCTGTTCCATCCGGAGCGCCCCCGAACCCCTTGCGGCAGTGGACGTGAGTTTTGCCCTGGGTTCCGCAATCTCGGTTGCCTGCGGTTTCGAGAAAAAAGGAATAGCCGTGATCGGGGACTTTGCCCTGGCGCATTCCGGCATCCTGGGGCTGCTCACTGCCGTGAACTCCGGATATGACGTGCTCGCGCTCGTACTCCTGAACGAGGTCGCAGCCATGACCGGAGGACAGGAAGTCCCGGACCTCACTAAAGCCGTTGAAGCTATAGTGCCGGATGTTTCGCTTATCGACCTTGACGGGAAAAACGGGGAAAATGAAAGAGGTGACGAAAGCGAAAACAAAAATGGACATGAAAGAGAAAATGAAAACAAAAGTCCTAATTCGGAACTTTCGAATTTGATCTCCGAAAAACTTGCCCTTCCCGGAGTTTCAGTTATTTTTGTCAAAGGAAAATGCACAAAGTATTGA
- the mmp11 gene encoding methanogenesis marker protein 11: MQTGDITLNDPYTVPYRGIYAVCDAKNEYAEIIEHSNCYSGASWSLYHYAKAPLILKARSNGNMIRYFVKTGTSNLELKASVAAAGIESVIVEGDEVQVTYAGLGGGGVGATRCRAFADGVLRYNLTESGGERCAKGTIIIPRRNRVLIGIDDTDSKETGATWTLTHNIASELDCPDAVYLSHALVQLFPVPEKTQNCMSTVLEFGCKDEKAKEQLVEALKKALEKYSASSETGMVVLTDFYAKGLYEYSNRCRTERVSKEYALSCAKENGVEVVLDGNGVIGALGALPWFARPQESIVPGTEIKPLID; this comes from the coding sequence ATGCAGACTGGAGATATTACTCTGAACGATCCATATACCGTACCTTACAGGGGCATATACGCAGTCTGCGACGCGAAGAACGAATATGCGGAGATCATTGAGCACTCCAACTGCTACAGCGGGGCTTCCTGGTCCCTTTACCACTATGCAAAAGCTCCTCTTATCCTTAAAGCCCGTTCGAACGGGAACATGATCCGTTACTTCGTGAAAACCGGAACCTCGAATCTCGAACTCAAGGCCTCAGTTGCCGCCGCAGGCATCGAATCCGTAATCGTGGAAGGGGATGAGGTTCAGGTCACATACGCCGGACTCGGAGGCGGAGGAGTCGGTGCGACCCGCTGCCGGGCTTTTGCAGACGGGGTTTTACGCTATAATCTGACCGAATCCGGAGGGGAACGCTGCGCAAAAGGCACTATCATTATCCCGAGGCGGAACCGAGTGCTGATCGGCATTGATGACACGGATTCCAAGGAAACGGGAGCCACCTGGACCCTGACCCACAACATCGCAAGCGAACTCGACTGCCCGGACGCCGTATACCTCTCCCACGCCCTTGTACAGCTCTTCCCGGTCCCTGAAAAGACCCAGAACTGCATGTCAACGGTCCTGGAGTTTGGCTGCAAGGACGAAAAAGCAAAAGAACAGCTTGTCGAAGCCCTCAAAAAAGCCCTCGAAAAATACAGCGCTTCCAGCGAAACCGGGATGGTTGTCCTCACTGACTTTTATGCTAAAGGCCTCTACGAATACAGCAACCGCTGCCGGACAGAACGGGTCTCGAAAGAATATGCCCTTAGCTGTGCCAAAGAAAACGGCGTGGAAGTCGTCCTGGACGGGAACGGCGTAATCGGAGCCCTGGGTGCTCTGCCCTGGTTTGCCAGGCCACAGGAATCAATCGTTCCGGGTACCGAAATCAAACCGCTTATCGATTAA
- the radC gene encoding DNA repair protein RadC, translated as MEVAKVRIHDLPEEERPRERLVQNGPESLSNAELLAIILRTGSRAENVVSMSSRILSEYSIKQLSLANIKRLMQIHGIGEAKASQISAVFELARRLETFVEEPKRKVRSPKDVYTLMYPKMREQKKERFITLYLDTKNQILKEETVSIGSLNASIVHPREVFKSALMESSASVIMIHNHPSGDPSPSREDIMVTEKLVEGGKLLGIDVLDHIIIGDGRYVSLKDEGFVR; from the coding sequence ATGGAGGTAGCTAAGGTCAGGATTCATGACCTTCCCGAGGAAGAAAGACCGAGGGAGAGGCTGGTCCAGAACGGGCCGGAGTCTCTTTCCAACGCCGAACTGCTGGCGATCATCCTCAGGACGGGGTCGCGGGCAGAGAATGTTGTTAGCATGTCCAGCCGGATTTTATCGGAGTATAGCATCAAGCAGCTCAGCCTTGCAAACATAAAGAGGCTCATGCAGATCCATGGCATAGGGGAGGCAAAGGCCTCACAGATCTCCGCAGTCTTTGAACTGGCAAGGAGGCTTGAGACTTTTGTGGAGGAACCTAAGAGAAAAGTCCGTTCCCCGAAAGACGTCTATACCCTCATGTACCCTAAAATGCGTGAGCAGAAGAAAGAGAGATTCATAACCCTGTACCTGGACACGAAAAACCAGATCTTGAAAGAAGAGACCGTATCCATAGGCAGCCTGAACGCAAGCATCGTGCACCCGCGGGAAGTTTTCAAATCAGCCCTGATGGAGTCCTCGGCATCCGTCATCATGATCCACAACCACCCCTCCGGGGACCCAAGCCCCAGCAGGGAAGACATCATGGTCACGGAAAAGCTGGTTGAGGGGGGAAAGCTCCTGGGAATCGACGTCCTCGACCACATCATCATAGGGGACGGCAGGTACGTGAGCCTGAAAGACGAAGGGTTCGTCAGGTAA
- a CDS encoding molybdopterin synthase codes for MKVISVVGYKKSGKTALVSALVQKLSGFGSVGTVKHMGEFRYNPEDTDTGRHFDAGADTVIGLTETEMVSFSGDPDLERALDALCDRGLDFAVVEGFKESKLPKIVLGDLEDLSNVLIRLPENPDLHETLSASIFGLILAQPDRYTLDDLIKRIRQEPQIRNAGAIGTFTGIVRELEGDTKTDRLEFEKYEPEASKVLEKIREDLKQKEGILEVLIHHKTGVLEAGEDIVYIVIASAHRTELFPALSEAIERVKADAPIWKKEFTEKEEFWVHDREH; via the coding sequence ATGAAGGTCATTTCCGTAGTAGGCTACAAGAAATCAGGCAAGACAGCTCTCGTCTCCGCCCTGGTCCAAAAACTTTCCGGCTTTGGCTCGGTGGGCACGGTAAAGCACATGGGGGAATTTCGCTACAACCCCGAGGACACGGACACTGGCAGGCACTTTGATGCGGGTGCGGACACGGTAATCGGGCTTACTGAAACCGAGATGGTCAGCTTCTCAGGAGACCCCGACCTTGAGCGGGCTCTTGACGCCCTCTGCGACCGGGGCCTTGATTTTGCGGTAGTCGAAGGCTTTAAGGAGAGCAAGCTTCCGAAAATAGTTCTCGGAGACCTTGAAGACCTCTCCAATGTCCTGATAAGGCTTCCGGAAAACCCGGACCTGCACGAGACCCTTTCAGCTTCCATTTTCGGCCTGATCCTGGCCCAGCCCGACCGCTACACCCTTGACGACCTCATAAAACGGATCCGCCAGGAACCGCAAATAAGAAACGCAGGCGCAATTGGCACCTTCACCGGCATCGTCCGCGAACTTGAAGGGGACACGAAAACCGACAGGCTCGAATTCGAGAAATACGAACCCGAAGCCTCAAAAGTCCTGGAAAAGATCCGGGAAGACCTCAAGCAAAAAGAAGGCATCCTTGAAGTCCTCATCCACCACAAGACCGGCGTCCTCGAAGCCGGAGAAGACATCGTCTACATCGTGATCGCATCCGCCCACAGGACCGAACTCTTCCCCGCCCTCAGCGAAGCCATAGAACGGGTAAAAGCCGACGCCCCGATCTGGAAAAAAGAATTCACGGAAAAAGAAGAGTTCTGGGTCCACGACCGGGAACACTGA